In Neodiprion virginianus isolate iyNeoVirg1 chromosome 6, iyNeoVirg1.1, whole genome shotgun sequence, the genomic window GTTGATAcccaaccaccgccaacgcCCTGCAGGGACGGTTTTGCGAGCTTATTACTCACCCCTCGATTGTGTGGGCGGCGGTCAGGACAGCCCGGGGGTGGATCAACGAGCCGCCGCAGATGTAGCCGCTCTGTTCGGTGCCTGGAGGCGGTTTGGTGAGGACGGCTACCATCCAGGGGAACTCGGCAAACTGGGCCTCGTTGTCGCTACCGGTTATCCTGACGGTGACTCCCTGGGGATTGCGGTATCCGCAGCCCGACCTTACCGGGACGTTGGGCTGCAGTGGCCCCGGCGTCGGTAACGGCTTCTGCGTCGCCGTCGGACGCGGCGTCGgcgtcgtcatcatcgtcgGCGCCTGCGTCGCTCTGTCAATCGGGCGATTCAGGATAGACGACTTCGGGCAGCAGACGTCCAGGGTGCCTGAGCAGGTCTCGCCGAGCCTGGGGAAACGGAAGTTGCCGTTAAAACGAACTTTCTACCATCGGGAATCCGGTACTGACCTTTTGTCGATCACGAACGATCCGTCCGAATTGGAGACGCTCTCGCTCGAGCAGAGGTTGTACAACACGCATTGACAGTCCGATACCTGGACTTTAGGCAACGCCGTGTTCAGGGGAGGCGGCGTCGACGTAGACGGAATGTTCAACGAGTCGCACGCGGCGTTGAAAATCCTCCGGCAATTCTCGACCGCCGAGTTTACACCGTTCTGACGCTTTTCCCGCCATCCGttgggcgtcgcgacgcccaaATCCAGCAGTCCCAGAACCGTGACAAGCCATCCCAAGTACTGCATCCTTGACTTTGGTGATCCTTGGTACCTCGTTGACGAACAGACACTGCGTTCGCGATCAAACCTGTTGAATATGTTATAATTGTATTCTTggtctctccctctctccctctcgctcCCCCTTTTCCTATTTCAACACCGGTTTTCGTACCAAATGGACGTCATGTATATTTGTCCTTGACTCGCGTATGCAGGTAGCAAGGTCGGtctatgtatataaaaatagtGCGTAGACAGACGACCGCTCTGTCCCTATCGTTGTGTTTCTCtatatattgaaaatcttCTACAGGTATTTatatatttcgtaaaaattatcaCTAGAATCACACACTATATACCTAGGCTAATAGCTGCGTTtaaatatgcatacatattcAGCGCGCCGCGAACGACGTCAAGGATAGATTTATATAGTCCTTCCAGAGATATTCGTTAAGGTTTCGTTCGTGAAACAATTAGATTTTATTTTGCTACACGAGTattaaataaatcattctCATTTCCAGGTATTATCgcgataaagaaaaatgacttgaattatttttgtttttcgaaagtCGAAAGCGCCTCCTCATTCACTAGtaaattctttttatataCGTTTTTTCACCGTCTACTCAAAGTATTATCACCTAGTTGTCATTtacttattaattttcttccactgcgatgtaaataaaaatctattgAACCAGCTTCTGTAATTCATAAACGGTAAAACTCGTGCTTCTTGCTTAGATTATTCGCTCTGTAATATCGTCAGTAAGTTATAGAGATACCGACAActtgcattttgcaagtgaaAACAATTATAACCTTGGTGTGGCGAAATTTTACCGAAAccgattatattatattcagtacatattcctttttttcctgcttttcgcaaattttcagtACATATCAATACTCCAATTGTTGtagtaatttttaatttttttctctacgtCTCTTTCACCAATTTatattcgattctttttttgtcgaatgaaaaaaaaaaaaaaataatcgtcgttgaaatttatcgaggcaatcgggaaattttttatgcaacACGCACACCttgttatataaatttattactcaCCGCAATAATCGTTATTTGTGTATATCGGCAAAACTGCGAATTCACTACTATGAAGTATCGTCCGAAGCACAACTTGAGCGATCGGCCGATGTTTGGTGACTTATTTCGAACCGACGTCGCCGAACCGTAAACCTCGGTAGACCGGTCTTTCCTCCCTCTATTCTGCAGACCACTCACAGAGTTGTTTGTGTATCGCCATACCCCTCGAACCTCGGACTTTTCTCCCACCACGGTAAAACCACCGTCGCGACGTCATCCGTCCGTTGCGCAGGATTTATCATGGTGAATTCCTCGTGCGTTGCGACTTTCACGAATCAGTCTTCTCGCAGCGTTGCTGCAActactattttttcttcttttccttacATTTAGTCGTTTATTTATATCCTTCCTTTTATTTCCGATCAGGAGATTTGGTTACTGCGATTCAATGACCGCTAAATCTTTCCTGATTGTGCGCTGTTCGTTTGACGgtgtttaaataattattcaatctcgACAGCAATGCTTAATTCAAATCGAGCCGAGACCaataaggaaaaaatttgtctcgTGCGATTAATTATTGATCAATGTGAAAGACTTTATTTTTAGATTACTTCTCAGTTGATGTGTTTcaggaattttcttttttaacgcTTTCTTTTTACTCTAAATATTTaatgagttgaaaatttgatatgcGTTATAGGTACTCGTTTGAATCATGCGCGACGCTCGCGTGAAACGCAACTTAAGGAAAAAAGGCCAGCGACGgatgatcaatttttaataacggGAATCGACAGAGGTTATTACACTCTTACGTAAATTTCTTTATTACGTATGCGAGGACGTTATTTCCACGCTTGTAAACTTTctgcataatattttttccctcgGAAAGTTCCTTCGATATTTAATCGCAGTGTAATTATAGACGTGTACAAATAACAAGGTCGTTAGCGTCGATCATCTCTTGAAGTTAGAACGTGTAGCCCGATTTGCTTCGATTCATTTAGTAatcgattgattgattaataGCCGCTACAGTCCCCGGATATTTTCGAACCATGAAGTATGCATCTCATTATACGACTTAGTTGTAATTCGTGTGATATAACAATTTAATCACCGCATCAGACAGACTGAGTCGTTCTCTTCGTCTCATTTTCTTCagacatattattatacccgGCAATTCGATGATAATCTAAACATTAAATTCCCGGTgcaacgtaaaaaaaaagtttatcttGCACGAGAACGAATTCACTGCACAGGTATATACATAGGTGTGGTTTAACATTCAGGTGCGCctcgataaaaataatttcataccCTGTGTAATACTCTGTCTGCGGTTGTCTCGGGTGCTCAAATCACTATTTTTCACGATTAATATCGAGGTTGAACGATGAACTGCGATGTAATTGCGTGAGATAATTGCACGTACTGATTGCATGAAGCCGAAAAGCAATCCGATCGACAATCGTCTCGGCCATAACCATCGCTGCTGAAAGAGAACGAAGTCTTGTGCAACTGATACGTTAATCGTGCGtttattaaactttttttttgtcatttacGTAAGATACGAAATCCGCAGACCAGGGTGACCGCGGCCTTGTCGATAATACAACAaagtaattaaattattccGAAAATTCTATTTGGATAAATTCTCGTTATCCTTGA contains:
- the LOC124307488 gene encoding phenoloxidase-activating factor 2-like, whose translation is MQYLGWLVTVLGLLDLGVATPNGWREKRQNGVNSAVENCRRIFNAACDSLNIPSTSTPPPLNTALPKVQVSDCQCVLYNLCSSESVSNSDGSFVIDKRLGETCSGTLDVCCPKSSILNRPIDRATQAPTMMTTPTPRPTATQKPLPTPGPLQPNVPVRSGCGYRNPQGVTVRITGSDNEAQFAEFPWMVAVLTKPPPGTEQSGYICGGSLIHPRAVLTAAHTIEGKSAEELVVRAGDWDSLSRTEPIPHQQLEVEAVILHENFNTDNLHNDFAVLILKTPFVITPSVNTVCLPRENDVFEAVRCTATGWGKNTFEAVGRFQAVLKKIELPVVPHTPCQTNLRRTRLGNAFILDQSFICAGGEAGQDTCTGDGGSPLVCPSKNAQDRYVQAGIVAWGIGCGADRTPGVYASVSKARRWIDGKMAQYNLDTSSYLA